The following coding sequences are from one Neovison vison isolate M4711 chromosome X, ASM_NN_V1, whole genome shotgun sequence window:
- the IL2RG gene encoding cytokine receptor common subunit gamma — MLKPPLPLRSFLFLQLPLLGVGLNPTVPMPNGNEDVTAGFFPTATPPRTLSVSTLPLPEVQCFVFNVEYMNCTWDSSSEPQPSNLTLHYWYKNSDDDKVQECGHYLFSGGTTAGCWLQKEEIHLYETFVVQLQDPQEPRRQSIRTLKLQNLVIPWAPENLTLRNLSESQLELSWSNRHLDHCLEHLVQYRSDWDRSWTEQSVDHRNSFSLPSVDGQKFYTFRVRSRYNPLCGSAQRWSEWSRPVHWGSNTSKENPLLFALEAVLIPLGSMGLIISLICVYCWLERTIPRIPTLKNLEDLVTEYHGNFSAWSGVSKGLAESLQPDYSEWLCHVSEIPPKGGAPGEGPGGSPCSQHSPYWAPPCYTLKPETRALIP; from the exons GCCCAATGGGAATGAAGACGTCACAGCTG GTTTCTTCCCAACTGCTACACCTCCTAGGACCCTCAGTGTttccaccctgcccctcccagaggtcCAGTGTTTTGTGTTCAATGTTGAGTACATGAATTGCACTTGGGACAGCAGCTCTGAGCCCCAGCCCAGCAACCTGACTCTGCACTACTG GTACAAGAACTCCGATGATGATAAAGTCCAGGAGTGTGGCCACTATCTGTTCTCTGGAGGGACCACTGCTGGCTGTTGGCTGCAAAAGGAGGAGATCCATCTCTACGAAACATTTGTGGTCCAGCTCCAGGACCCACAGGAACCCAGGAGACAGTCCATTCGGACACTAAAACTACAGAATCTGG TGATCCCCTGGGCCCCGGAGAACCTGACCCTTCGCAACCTGAGTGAATCCCAGCTAGAACTGAGCTGGAGCAACAGACACTTGGACCACTGTCTGGAGCACCTGGTGCAGTACCGGAGTGACTGGGACCGCAGCTGGACT GAACAATCGGTGGACCACCGAAATAGCTTCTCTCTGCCTAGCGTGGATGGGCAGAAATTCTACACGTTCCGTGTCCGGAGCCGCTATAATCCGCTCTGCGGAAGCGCTCAGCGTTGGAGTGAATGGAGCCGCCCAGTCCACTGGGGCAGCAACACTTCCAAGG agaaTCCTTTGTTGTTTGCGTTGGAAGCTGTGCTTATCCCCCTTGGCTCCATGGGATTGATTATTAGCCTTATCTGTGTGTACTGCTGGCTGGAACG GACGATTCCCCGAATTCCTACCCTCAAGAACCTAGAGGATCTGGTTACCGAATACCATGGAAATTTTTCG GCCTGGAGTGGAGTGTCCAAGGGCCTGGCGGAGAGCTTGCAGCCAGACTACAGTGAATGGCTTTGCCACGTCAGTGAGATTCCCCCAAAAGGAGGGGCtccaggggaggggcctgggggctCCCCCTGTAGCCAGCATAGCCCCTACTGGGCTCCCCCATGTTACACCCTGAAACCTGAAACCAGAGCCCTGATACCCTGA
- the CXHXorf65 gene encoding uncharacterized protein CXorf65 homolog isoform X1, which yields MFIFIKHGDNQQFLVNTNCSVLLLLHYTRSKVGLPKTGPHLPCGLPPDTIDLCDETGTMKLLFLTKTPGDYASKFLTARNTYYICKVERGAPGTRLENAYRAFVPLLKNPEPELIDALRTQCDILERSRVKLLRSQEAKKVVPIESSMNLPSKSTGRSDEEGPTRRGPTFRTRADFFSRRDKHR from the exons ATGTTTATTTTCATCAAACATGGAG ATAATCAGCAGTTTCTGGTCAATACCAATTGCTCTGTCCTTCTGTTGCTGCATTACACCCGCAGTAAAGTAGGGTTGCCTAAAACAG GGCCTCATTTACCCTGCGGTCTCCCTCCAGACACCATCGATTTGTGTGATGAAACAGGGACAATGAAGTTGCTTTTCCTGACGAAGACCCCTGGAGACTATGCCAGCAAATTCCTTACAGCTCGCAACACCTACTACATTTGTAAGGTGGAGCGTGGAGCACCAG GAACCCGACTAGAGAATGCCTACAGAGCTTTTGTGCCTCTCCTGAAGAATCCAGAACCTGAGCTAATTG ATGCCTTGCGCACACAATGCGACATCCTGGAGAGGAGCCGAGTGAAATTGCTTAGAAGCCAAGAAGCCAAGAAAGTTGTTCCTATTGAATCCTCCATGAACCTCCCA TCCAAATCAACCGGAAGATCAGATGAAGAGGGGCCCACTCGCAGGGGTCCAACCTTTAGGACCAGAGCGGACTTTTTCAGTAGGAGGGATAAACATCGTTAA
- the CXHXorf65 gene encoding uncharacterized protein CXorf65 homolog isoform X2 yields MFIFIKHGDNQQFLVNTNCSVLLLLHYTRSKVGLPKTDTIDLCDETGTMKLLFLTKTPGDYASKFLTARNTYYICKVERGAPGTRLENAYRAFVPLLKNPEPELIDALRTQCDILERSRVKLLRSQEAKKVVPIESSMNLPSKSTGRSDEEGPTRRGPTFRTRADFFSRRDKHR; encoded by the exons ATGTTTATTTTCATCAAACATGGAG ATAATCAGCAGTTTCTGGTCAATACCAATTGCTCTGTCCTTCTGTTGCTGCATTACACCCGCAGTAAAGTAGGGTTGCCTAAAACAG ACACCATCGATTTGTGTGATGAAACAGGGACAATGAAGTTGCTTTTCCTGACGAAGACCCCTGGAGACTATGCCAGCAAATTCCTTACAGCTCGCAACACCTACTACATTTGTAAGGTGGAGCGTGGAGCACCAG GAACCCGACTAGAGAATGCCTACAGAGCTTTTGTGCCTCTCCTGAAGAATCCAGAACCTGAGCTAATTG ATGCCTTGCGCACACAATGCGACATCCTGGAGAGGAGCCGAGTGAAATTGCTTAGAAGCCAAGAAGCCAAGAAAGTTGTTCCTATTGAATCCTCCATGAACCTCCCA TCCAAATCAACCGGAAGATCAGATGAAGAGGGGCCCACTCGCAGGGGTCCAACCTTTAGGACCAGAGCGGACTTTTTCAGTAGGAGGGATAAACATCGTTAA
- the FOXO4 gene encoding forkhead box protein O4 — MDPRNENSATEAASIIDLDPDFEPQSRPRSCTWPLPRPEISTETAEPPEPPEVEAGLGDKVLTEGHSEPTLLPSQLPEPAGGPQPGILGAVTGPRKGGSRRNAWGNQSYAELISQAIESAPEKRLTLAQIYEWMVRTVPYFKDKGDSNSSAGWKNSIRHNLSLHSKFIKVHNEATGKSSWWMLNPEGGKSGKAPRRRAASMDSSSKLLRGRSKAPKKKPAVLPAPPEGATPTSPVGHFAKWSGSPCSRNREEADVWTTFRPRSSSNASTVSTRHSPMRPESEVLAEGEMPASVSSYAGGVPPTLNEDLELLDGLNLTSSHSLLSRSSLSGFSLQHPGGTGPLHTYSTSLFSPAEGPLAAGEGCFASSQSLEALLTSDTPPPPSDVLMTQVDPILSQAPTLLLLGGLPSSSKLATGVGLCPKPLEAPGPSGLVPTLSMIAPPSVMAGAPIPKPLGAPVLTPSTEAAGQDRMPQDLDLDMYMENLECDMDNIISDLMDGGEGLDFNFEPDP, encoded by the exons ATGGATCCAAGGAATGAGAATTCAGCCACAGAGGCTGCCTCGATCATAGACCTCGATCCCGACTTCGAACCCCAGAGCCGTCCTCGCTCCTGCACCTGGCCCCTTCCCCGACCAGAGATCTCTACTGAGACAGCTGAGCCGCCTGAGCCGCCCGAGGTGGAGGCAGGTCTGGGAGACAAGGTACTCACGGAGGGGCACTCAGAGCCGACCCTGTTGCCCTCCCAGCTCCCAGAGCCGGCAGGGGGCCCCCAGCCCGGGATCCTGGGGGCTGTAACAGGTCCTCGGAAGGGAGGCTCCCGCCGGAATGCCTGGGGAAATCAGTCATATGCAGAACTCATCAGCCAGGCCATTGAAAGCGCCCCCGAGAAGCGACTGACACTCGCCCAGATCTATGAGTGGATGGTCCGCACTGTGCCCTACTTCAAGGACAAGGGTGACAGCAACAGCTCCGCAGGATGGAAG AACTCCATCCGCCACAACCTGTCCCTGCACAGCAAGTTCATCAAGGTTCACAACGAGGCTACTGGCAAGAGCTCCTGGTGGATGCTGAATCCTGAAGGAGGCAAGAGCGGCAAGGCTCCCCGCCGCCGGGCAGCCTCCATGGATAGCAGCAGCAAGCTGCTTCGGGGCCGCAGCAAGGCCCCCAAGAAGAAACCTGCCGTGCTGCCAGCTCCACCCGAAGGTGCCACTCCAACGAGCCCGGTCGGCCACTTCGCCAAGTGGTCAGGGAGCCCTTGCTCGCGAAACCGTGAAGAAGCCGATGTGTGGACCACCTTCCGTCCACGAAGCAGTTCCAACGCCAGCACCGTCAGCACTCGGCACTCCCCCATGAGGCCAGAGTCAGAGGTGCTTGCGGAGGGGGAGATGCCAGCCTCAGTTAGCAGCTATGCTGGAGGTGTCCCTCCCACCCTAAATGAAGATCTCGAGCTGTTAgatgggctcaatctcacatcGTCCCATTCCCTGCTCTCTCGGAGTAGTCTCTCTGGCTTCTCTTTGCAGCATCCTGGGGGGACGGGGCCCTTGCACACCTACAGCACCTCCCTCTTCAGCCCAGCAGAGGGGCCCCTGGCAGCTGGAGAAGGGTGCTTCGCAAGCTCCCAGTCTCTGGAGGCCCTGCTCACCTCCGATACACCACCACCCCCCTCTGATGTGCTCATGACCCAGGTAGACCCCATTCTGTCCCAGGCTCCGACACTTCTGCTGCTGGGGGGGCTGCCTTCCTCCAGCAAGCTAGCCACGGGAGTCGGCCTCTGTCCCAAGCCACTAGAGGCCCCGGGCCCCAGTGGTCTGGTTCCCACCCTGTCTATGATAGCACCACCTTCAGTCATGGCAGGGGCTCCCATCCCCAAACCGCTGGGGGCTCCTGTGCTCACACCCAGTACTGAAGCTGCAGGCCAAGACCGAATGCCTCAGGATCTAGATCTTGACATGTATATGGAGAACCTGGAGTGCGACATGGATAACATCATCAGCGACCTCATGGATGGGGGCGAGGGACTGGACTTCAACTTCGAGCCAG ATCCCTGA